One region of Thunnus albacares chromosome 8, fThuAlb1.1, whole genome shotgun sequence genomic DNA includes:
- the pnp4b gene encoding purine nucleoside phosphorylase 4b isoform X1 has protein sequence MVSMFTTAPVCCTLTVATGSSQVNQLNPLFPVVKTPVCVCCEQVSSSGVKEVVVPSKILLNSAHSHLYSGTMHGKGNPCCCSFEDYNLTTEWLLNQTSHRPKVAVICGSGLGLLADVAADKQIIRYQDIPNFPVSTVAGHEGCLVFGTIEDTTCVFMQGHFHLYEGYSLCQVTFPVRIFKLMGVETVLVTNASGGICPDFKVGDIMIIKDHINLPGFAGQHPLCGPNDERFGIRFPCMSDAYSKDLRRLTLDVVSELGCSDFVREGVYCMVSGPNFETIAEARMLRILGCDSVGMSTVPEVTVAKHCGLRVLGLSLITNKVSLDYSREEKVNHEEVLQISKMRTEVLQKLATMLISRCQQQSINTH, from the exons ATGGTGAGCATGTTCACTACTGCACCTGTCTGCTGCACACTGACTGTGGCAACAGGAAGTTCTCAGGTGAACCAACTGAATCCACTGTTTCCTGTGGTGAAGAcacccgtgtgtgtgtgttgtgagcaGGTGAGCTCGTCAGGTGTGAAGGAGGTTGTTGTTCCCTCTAAAATCCTCCTTAACTCCGCCCACTCTCACCTCTACAG cgGGACAATGCACGGCAAAGGGAACCCCTG ttgCTGCTCCTTCGAGGACTACAACCTGACCACCGAGTGGCTCCTGAACCAGACGAGTCACCGTCCGAAGGTTGCAGTGATCTGCGGTTCAGGACTCGGTCTGTTGGCCGACGTAGCTGCTGACAAGCAGATCATCAGGTACCAGGATATCCCCAACTTCCCTGTCAGCACAG tcgCAGGTCATGAAGGCTGTCTGGTGTTTGGGACGATCGAGGACACTACCTGCGTCTTCATGCAGGGTCACTTCCACCTGTATGAAGGTTACTCCCTCTGCCAG GTGACGTTCCCCGTGCGGATCTTTAAGCTGATGGGGGTGGAGACGGTTCTGGTGACCAACGCCTCTGGAGGAATCTGTCCTGACTTTAAAGTCGGTGACATCATGATCATCAAAGACCACATCAACCTGCCGGGATTCGCTGGACAACATCCACTGTGTGGACCCAACGACGAACG gttTGGGATCAGGTTTCCCTGCATGTCTGATGCGTACAGTAAGGATCTGAGGCGTCTGACTCTGGACGTGGTGTCTGAACTGGGCTGCAGTGATTTCGTCAGAGAGGGAGTCTACTGCATGGTGAGCGGACCCAACTTCGAAACCATCGCTGAGGCCAGAATGCTGCGGATCCTCGGCTGTGACTCTGTGG GTATGAGTACAGTCCCTGAGGTGACGGTGGCGAAACACTGCGGACTCAGAGTTCTCGGTCTGTCCCTGATCACCAACAAg GTGTCTCTGGACTACAGTCGGGAGGAGAAGGTGAACCATGAGGAGGTTCTTCAGATCAGTAAAATGAGGACGGAGGTTCTGCAGAAACTCGCCACCATGCTGATCAGTCGCTGCCAGCAGCAGAGCATcaacacacactaa
- the pnp4b gene encoding purine nucleoside phosphorylase 4b isoform X2, producing the protein MHGKGNPCCCSFEDYNLTTEWLLNQTSHRPKVAVICGSGLGLLADVAADKQIIRYQDIPNFPVSTVAGHEGCLVFGTIEDTTCVFMQGHFHLYEGYSLCQVTFPVRIFKLMGVETVLVTNASGGICPDFKVGDIMIIKDHINLPGFAGQHPLCGPNDERFGIRFPCMSDAYSKDLRRLTLDVVSELGCSDFVREGVYCMVSGPNFETIAEARMLRILGCDSVGMSTVPEVTVAKHCGLRVLGLSLITNKVSLDYSREEKVNHEEVLQISKMRTEVLQKLATMLISRCQQQSINTH; encoded by the exons ATGCACGGCAAAGGGAACCCCTG ttgCTGCTCCTTCGAGGACTACAACCTGACCACCGAGTGGCTCCTGAACCAGACGAGTCACCGTCCGAAGGTTGCAGTGATCTGCGGTTCAGGACTCGGTCTGTTGGCCGACGTAGCTGCTGACAAGCAGATCATCAGGTACCAGGATATCCCCAACTTCCCTGTCAGCACAG tcgCAGGTCATGAAGGCTGTCTGGTGTTTGGGACGATCGAGGACACTACCTGCGTCTTCATGCAGGGTCACTTCCACCTGTATGAAGGTTACTCCCTCTGCCAG GTGACGTTCCCCGTGCGGATCTTTAAGCTGATGGGGGTGGAGACGGTTCTGGTGACCAACGCCTCTGGAGGAATCTGTCCTGACTTTAAAGTCGGTGACATCATGATCATCAAAGACCACATCAACCTGCCGGGATTCGCTGGACAACATCCACTGTGTGGACCCAACGACGAACG gttTGGGATCAGGTTTCCCTGCATGTCTGATGCGTACAGTAAGGATCTGAGGCGTCTGACTCTGGACGTGGTGTCTGAACTGGGCTGCAGTGATTTCGTCAGAGAGGGAGTCTACTGCATGGTGAGCGGACCCAACTTCGAAACCATCGCTGAGGCCAGAATGCTGCGGATCCTCGGCTGTGACTCTGTGG GTATGAGTACAGTCCCTGAGGTGACGGTGGCGAAACACTGCGGACTCAGAGTTCTCGGTCTGTCCCTGATCACCAACAAg GTGTCTCTGGACTACAGTCGGGAGGAGAAGGTGAACCATGAGGAGGTTCTTCAGATCAGTAAAATGAGGACGGAGGTTCTGCAGAAACTCGCCACCATGCTGATCAGTCGCTGCCAGCAGCAGAGCATcaacacacactaa
- the LOC122987528 gene encoding ankyrin repeat domain-containing protein 34A, whose translation MGDGGPLQTEGNALLKAVFQGKLRLTRLLLEGGAYINEGNERGETPISAACLASYDDPQTRLRMVRYLLEKGADPNIPDKSGRTALMHACAELAGKEVVSLLLENGADPSLKDYSGSSALVHAINKGDRDTLQVLLDACKAKGKEVIIITTDTSPSGTKKTKQYLNSPPSPGIVDKLSPACMSPSEVEIGTSSPAGDSSKDEEGIFSFALTSALPLPSARPPGEKRPPPRKLLKRLNSEPWGLVAPSVLSGVPQERGDRGLEEEGGCNLSRTITEINGLSITEPVRPLLSRRHSIETHDPSSPKLIDRSCSEDCAALSGSSWADKVQQHQILYRRNTAPESQENAGGPGAVAARALAHPKLTRMEHYESDTHLCPESIPGSPDSGRVSVERRKYNASPLSLVTSSSRESLENIPNSVSPITMRRRPPGLLERRGSGTLLLDHISHTRPGFLPPLNINPHRPIPDIRANGKPTSPVHSGHKILVPVAPASPKRGPDFKMKKKLMRRHSMQTEQMKQLSTFQEILAEKVIESNGD comes from the coding sequence ATGGGAGATGGAGGACCCCTCCAGACCGAGGGGAACGCCCTCCTCAAAGCCGTCTTCCAGGGGAAGCTGAGGCTGACCCGCCTGCTGCTGGAGGGTGGAGCTTACATCAATGAGGGCAACGAGCGTGGCGAGACTCCCATCTCTGCGGCCTGCTTAGCGAGCTACGACGACCCGCAAACCCGCCTTAGGATGGTGCGCTACCTGCTGGAGAAAGGCGCTGATCCGAACATCCCAGACAAGAGCGGGCGGACAGCATTGATGCACGCCTGTGCTGAGCTGGCGGGGAAGGAGGTGGTCTCCCTGCTGCTGGAGAACGGAGCTGATCCCAGCCTCAAAGACTACTCTGGATCCTCTGCCCTCGTCCACGCCATCAACAAGGGGGACCGCGACACTCTGCAGGTCCTGCTGGATGCCTGTAAGGCCAAAGGCAAAGAGGTGATCATCATCACAACGGATACTTCTCCTTCAGGCACCAAGAAGACGAAGCAGTACCTCAACTCTCCTCCTTCGCCGGGCATTGTGGACAAGCTGTCCCCAGCCTGCATGTCCCCCTCTGAGGTGGAGATCGGCACCTCCTCACCGGCAGGAGACAGCAGCAAAGACGAAGAGGGGATCTTCAGCTTCGCGCTCACCTCGGCTTTGCCCTTACCTTCTGCTCGACCTCCAGGAGAGAAGCGACCGCCGCCCCGTAAGCTGCTGAAGAGGCTGAACTCGGAGCCCTGGGGCCTGGTGGCACCCTCGGTGCTGAGCGGGGTTCCTCAGGAGAGGGGCGATAGAGGTCTGGAGGAAGAAGGCGGCTGCAATTTGAGTAGGACGATCACAGAGATAAACGGCCTGTCCATCACAGAACCTGTGAGACCTCTGTTGTCACGGCGACACAGCATCGAGACCCACGACCCCAGTTCCCCCAAACTCATCGACCGGTCCTGCTCCGAGGACTGCGCAGCCCTGTCTGGTTCCTCCTGGGCCGACAAGGTTCAGCAGCACCAGATCCTGTACCGCAGGAACACAGCCCCAGAGTCCCAGGAGAATGCTGGGGGACCAGGGGCGGTTGCTGCCCGGGCCCTGGCTCACCCCAAACTGACCCGGATGGAGCACTATGAGTCGGACACCCACCTCTGCCCGGAGTCCATCCCAGGATCTCCTGACTCTGGTCGGGTGTCTGTGGAGCGGAGGAAGTACAACGCCTCCCCCCTCTCCCTGGTCACCAGCTCCTCCAGGGAGTCTCTGGAGAACATCCCCAATTCGGTGTCCCCCATCACCATGCGCCGGCGTCCCCCAGGACTCCTGGAGCGCCGGGGCTCGGGGACCCTCCTGCTGGACCATATCTCCCACACCAGGCCTGGCTTCCTGCCTCCACTCAACATCAACCCCCATAGGCCCATCCCAGACATCCGGGCCAATGGCAAGCCCACCTCCCCTGTCCACTCCGGGCACAAGATCCTGGTCCCCGTGGCTCCGGCTTCACCCAAACGGGGCCCTGACTTcaagatgaagaagaagctgATGAGGAGACACTCAATGCAGACGGAGCAGATGAAGCAGCTCTCCACCTTCCAGGAGATCCTGGCCGAGAAGGTCATCGAGTCCAACGGGGATTGA